A window of the Deinococcus gobiensis I-0 genome harbors these coding sequences:
- a CDS encoding aminopeptidase, with amino-acid sequence MTTSDFQTRLARYAELLVRTGVNLPRGGKLFVAAPLEAAPLARLIARAAYRAGALDVRVRYVDDHLDLALYEDGGDDAVAYVPEWATLEAQKMLGDGYARLRVVGDDPALFAGVDPARIATRSKLLAQAGREVAAAVSGFAVNWCVAAMSTLAWAARVYPDLEEQEGVARLWDDIFAVTRADQPDPVAAWDAHLAGLERLTRLLTEKQYAAVHLKSELGTDLTVGLAENHIWQGGAETAKNGIRAVPNLPTDEVFTAPHRERVDGWAAASKPLSARGQLIEGIRVRFEGGRAVEVTAERGEETLKQLVGTDEGAAHLGEIALVPASAPVARTGTLFLNTLFDENAASHIALGRCYPTNVQGGSDEAVLHAAGGNDSLIHVDWMIGTPGTDVDGITKDGAREPLMRNGEWVV; translated from the coding sequence ATGACCACCTCCGATTTCCAGACCCGGCTGGCGCGCTACGCCGAACTGCTCGTGCGCACCGGGGTCAACCTGCCCCGGGGGGGCAAACTGTTCGTCGCCGCGCCGCTGGAGGCCGCTCCCCTGGCCCGCCTGATCGCCCGCGCCGCCTACCGCGCCGGGGCGCTCGACGTGCGCGTGCGGTACGTGGACGACCACCTGGACCTGGCGCTGTACGAGGACGGCGGCGACGACGCGGTGGCCTACGTGCCGGAATGGGCCACCCTGGAAGCCCAGAAGATGCTGGGCGACGGCTACGCCCGCCTGCGCGTCGTGGGGGACGACCCGGCGCTCTTCGCGGGCGTGGACCCGGCGCGCATCGCCACGCGCAGCAAGCTGCTGGCGCAGGCCGGGCGGGAGGTGGCGGCGGCGGTGAGCGGCTTCGCGGTGAACTGGTGCGTGGCGGCCATGAGCACCCTGGCCTGGGCCGCCCGCGTGTACCCGGACCTGGAAGAGCAGGAAGGCGTGGCCCGGTTGTGGGACGACATCTTCGCCGTGACCCGCGCCGACCAGCCCGATCCCGTCGCCGCCTGGGACGCGCATCTGGCGGGCCTGGAGCGCCTGACCCGCCTGCTGACCGAGAAGCAGTACGCCGCCGTCCACCTGAAGTCCGAACTGGGCACCGACCTGACGGTGGGCCTGGCCGAGAACCACATCTGGCAGGGCGGCGCGGAGACGGCCAAAAACGGCATCCGCGCCGTGCCCAACCTGCCCACCGACGAGGTCTTCACCGCCCCGCACCGGGAGCGCGTGGACGGCTGGGCCGCCGCCAGCAAACCCCTGAGCGCGCGCGGCCAGCTCATCGAGGGCATCCGCGTGCGCTTCGAGGGCGGCCGGGCCGTGGAGGTGACGGCCGAGCGCGGCGAGGAAACCCTGAAACAGCTGGTCGGGACCGACGAGGGCGCCGCGCACCTCGGCGAGATCGCCCTCGTGCCCGCCTCGGCCCCGGTGGCGCGCACGGGCACGCTGTTCCTGAACACGCTGTTCGACGAGAACGCCGCCTCGCACATCGCCCTGGGCCGCTGCTACCCGACCAACGTGCAGGGCGGCAGCGACGAAGCGGTGCTACACGCCGCCGGCGGCAATGACAGCCTGATCCACGTGGACTGGATGATCGGCACCCCCGGCACAGACGTGGACGGCATAACCAAGGACGGCGCGCGCGAACCCCTCATGCGGAACGGAGAATGGGTGGTCTGA
- a CDS encoding aldo/keto reductase: MDYRQLGRSGLQVSLVGLGCNNFGGRLDEAGTKAVVARALDAGITLFDTADIYGGEPGRSETLLGRALGAERDRVVLATKFGLPMNQEGTARGASRRYIERAVEASLKRLGTDHIDLYQLHTPDPLTPLEETLSALQSLIARGLVRYVGCSNLPAWQVVDADWIASAAHQPGFVSCQDEYSLLVRGAEKELLPAMRAHGLGLLPYFPLASGLLTGKYRPDQAAPEGTRFASAKGLSDRYMTDTNWKIVEGLRQFAEARGHTLLELAFSWLAAQEPVSSVIAGATKPEQIDQNVAAVGWTLSAEDVAEVDRLTKKD; encoded by the coding sequence ATGGATTACCGTCAACTGGGACGCTCGGGCCTGCAGGTGTCGCTGGTCGGGCTGGGCTGCAACAACTTCGGGGGCCGGCTGGACGAGGCGGGCACGAAGGCGGTCGTGGCCCGCGCGCTGGACGCCGGCATCACGCTGTTCGACACGGCCGACATCTACGGCGGCGAGCCGGGCCGCTCCGAGACGCTGCTGGGCCGCGCGCTGGGGGCCGAGCGCGACCGTGTCGTCCTGGCGACCAAATTCGGGCTGCCGATGAACCAGGAGGGCACCGCCAGGGGGGCGTCGCGCCGGTACATCGAGCGGGCGGTCGAGGCGAGCCTGAAGCGCCTGGGCACCGATCACATCGACCTCTACCAGCTCCACACCCCCGATCCCCTGACCCCGCTGGAAGAAACCCTGAGCGCGCTGCAGAGCCTGATCGCGCGCGGGCTGGTGCGCTACGTGGGCTGCTCGAACCTGCCGGCGTGGCAGGTCGTGGACGCCGACTGGATCGCGAGTGCGGCCCACCAGCCCGGCTTCGTGTCGTGTCAGGACGAGTACAGCCTGCTCGTGCGCGGCGCCGAGAAGGAACTGCTGCCCGCCATGCGCGCGCACGGCCTGGGGCTGCTGCCGTACTTTCCGCTGGCGAGCGGCCTGCTGACCGGCAAGTACCGCCCGGATCAGGCCGCCCCCGAGGGCACGCGCTTCGCGTCGGCCAAGGGCCTGAGCGACCGCTACATGACCGACACGAACTGGAAGATCGTCGAGGGCCTGCGCCAGTTCGCCGAGGCGCGGGGCCACACGCTGCTGGAACTGGCCTTCAGCTGGCTGGCCGCCCAGGAGCCGGTGTCGAGCGTGATCGCGGGGGCGACGAAGCCCGAGCAGATCGACCAGAACGTGGCGGCGGTGGGCTGGACGCTGAGTGCGGAGGACGTGGCGGAGGTGGACCGGCTGACGAAGAAGGACTGA
- a CDS encoding peptidylprolyl isomerase, with protein sequence MTNADTYTGEGFQATPELKAERQTKFTQAPELGEGIEPGKQYRAVLETSKGRIVVELYPDDAPVTVNSFAYLLRHHYYDGIKFHRVIDGFMAQTGDPSGTGAGGPGYDFEDEPNDQRHTGKGVLSMANRGPNTNGSQFFITFVATPHLDGRHTVFGKVVEGLDVLDRITRIQPGMGGTPDVIEKAYLVEK encoded by the coding sequence ATGACGAATGCGGACACCTATACCGGCGAGGGCTTCCAGGCCACGCCCGAGCTGAAGGCCGAGCGCCAGACCAAGTTCACCCAGGCCCCCGAACTGGGCGAGGGCATTGAGCCCGGCAAGCAGTACCGGGCCGTGCTGGAGACGAGCAAGGGCCGCATCGTGGTCGAGCTGTACCCCGACGACGCCCCCGTCACGGTGAACTCGTTCGCGTACCTGCTGCGCCACCACTACTACGACGGCATCAAGTTCCACCGCGTCATCGACGGCTTCATGGCCCAGACGGGCGACCCCAGCGGCACCGGCGCGGGCGGCCCCGGCTACGACTTCGAGGACGAGCCCAACGACCAGCGCCACACCGGCAAGGGCGTGCTGAGCATGGCGAACCGTGGCCCCAACACCAACGGCTCGCAGTTCTTCATCACCTTCGTGGCGACCCCGCACCTCGACGGCCGCCACACGGTCTTCGGCAAGGTCGTCGAGGGCCTGGACGTGCTCGACCGCATCACCCGTATCCAGCCGGGCATGGGCGGCACGCCCGACGTGATCGAGAAGGCGTACCTCGTCGAGAAGTAA
- a CDS encoding low molecular weight protein-tyrosine-phosphatase, translated as MNDVSSESGARPLRVMALCLGNICRSPVAEALLRRELAAAGVEATVVSAGTGDWHVGRPADPRSQAVAAAHGLDLGGRARQLGAADFFEQDVILAMDAGNAGDARRLAPHGAEARVLLMRDFDPQGRGEDVPDPYYGGTRGFEDMYEMLERSARAFAQAARGGGELRGQ; from the coding sequence ATGAACGACGTTTCTTCCGAGTCGGGCGCGCGGCCCCTGCGGGTCATGGCGCTGTGTCTGGGCAACATCTGCCGCTCGCCGGTCGCGGAGGCGCTGCTGCGCCGGGAACTCGCGGCGGCGGGCGTGGAGGCCACGGTAGTCAGTGCCGGCACCGGGGACTGGCACGTGGGGCGGCCCGCCGATCCACGCTCACAGGCGGTCGCGGCGGCGCACGGCCTGGACCTGGGGGGCCGGGCGCGGCAACTCGGGGCCGCCGACTTTTTCGAGCAGGACGTGATCCTGGCGATGGACGCGGGCAACGCCGGGGATGCCCGGCGGCTGGCCCCGCACGGCGCCGAGGCCCGCGTGCTCCTCATGCGCGACTTCGACCCCCAGGGCCGGGGCGAGGACGTGCCCGACCCCTACTACGGCGGGACGCGCGGTTTCGAGGACATGTACGAGATGCTCGAACGCAGCGCCCGGGCCTTCGCGCAGGCGGCGCGCGGCGGGGGTGAGTTGCGGGGGCAGTGA
- a CDS encoding protein jag, whose amino-acid sequence MDNRTNLDDYLAGLGISDADESAPLPHTPEPALAGPALDAAHEDPRAVLERFLRGLIARMDPSLQVSITETGDALEAEITGENAAKLAGRDGRVLGAIEVIAYTVLTKQAGRGDLRVRVDVGGYRKRQSDTLSKLAERLAVQVAKSGEPHELQPMPAAERRIIHITLKEHPDVISESVGEGSARRLVIRPRHG is encoded by the coding sequence ATGGACAACCGCACGAACCTCGACGACTATCTCGCGGGGTTGGGGATCAGTGACGCCGACGAGAGCGCGCCGCTGCCCCACACGCCCGAGCCGGCCCTCGCCGGCCCCGCGCTGGACGCCGCCCACGAGGACCCGCGCGCGGTGCTCGAACGGTTCCTGCGCGGCCTGATCGCCCGGATGGACCCCAGCCTCCAGGTCAGCATCACCGAGACCGGGGACGCCCTGGAGGCCGAGATCACCGGCGAGAACGCCGCCAAACTCGCCGGGCGCGACGGCCGGGTGCTGGGGGCCATCGAGGTCATCGCCTATACGGTGCTGACCAAGCAGGCCGGCCGGGGCGACCTGCGCGTGCGGGTGGACGTGGGCGGCTACCGCAAACGCCAGTCCGATACCCTGAGCAAGCTGGCCGAGCGTCTGGCCGTGCAGGTCGCCAAGAGCGGCGAGCCCCACGAGCTTCAGCCCATGCCCGCCGCCGAGCGCCGCATCATCCACATCACCCTCAAGGAACACCCCGACGTGATCAGCGAGTCGGTGGGCGAGGGCAGCGCGCGTCGCCTGGTCATCCGGCCCCGCCACGGCTGA